Within Acidimicrobiales bacterium, the genomic segment GCCGCCTCCACCTCTCGCAGGCGGCGGCGGAGCTTCTCTTGCTCGGATCCCTTTGCTCGCATCAGCCGCTGCTGCAGCGTAAGCGCGCGCCGGCGGTACGCCTCCCGGATCTCCTCCCAGGACGCATCCGGTGGCACGCCGAGCACCTGATGGGGATCTCCCGTGGCCACACCCCCCGACCGACACCGCTACCGATCAGACAATCAGACTACGACCGGTCGGCGGGCGACCAGATCAGCGCGGGAGCGAGCCCGGTGGAGCCTCGGTCGGGCGTGGCGAATCGATCAGGTGGCGACTCGCTCTCGACCCCTTCGCGCGAACAACAGCGCGATCCCCCCGATCGCCACCAGAGTCACCGCGATGCGCAGCAACAGAAGCGGCCAGTCCGAGCCGGTCGCCGGGAGCTGCTCCGGCGGCGCCACCGTCGTCGGGACGAAGCCGCGCCCGACGACCAGCACGTTCGACGCTATCTCCCCCTCAGGACAGCGGACGGTGATCACGTACTCGCCGTCGACATCGAAACCGGGCGGGAGTGGGAAGGTGGCGTCCACGTTTCCGTCCGGGTCGAGGTCTGCGGTCGTGACGCCGAGCAGCACCTGGTCCCGCGGCGACGCGGCCGGCGCGATGAAGAACCTGACGACGTCCCCCGGCCTGAACCCGGATCCGACTATGTGCACCTCTCCTGTAGACGGGATCACGGGAGGGTCGAGGATGAAGCCGCAGCTCGTGGCGTACTGGGCATACGCCGGAAAGGCCGACGAGGCGAGGACGGCGGCCGCGATCGCCACGACGGCAATCATGCTCCTTTTGGCGATTCTGGTCATAAACAGCAGCTCCTCGACTCGCCGCGCACGTCGATGAGTCACATTACCCGCGAGCCCCGGCCGGCGCGTGGCGCCTCAGCGTATCACCTGCGGGTTCGATCTCGGGGAGGCCGCAGCTTCTCGACCTGCACCCACAGGCTGAGGTCGGTCCTCGGCGCCGACTCCAGGCTCGCGGATGTGCCCTCGGCCGTCACCGCCAAGCCTCTGGAGCGCCCGAAAAGCGCCTCACCGACCGAATCCACCCTCACGCTCACCCTGTCTCTGTTCACGAGCGGTTGGTTGTACCACTCGAGCGAGTAACCCCTCGACGTGTCCACCACCCCGCGCAGGCGAAGGCGGAGCTCCCGCGTCCGACCGGGGAGTACGTCGACGACGGTGCCGTACACCCAGACCCCGAACTCCCGCTCGGAAGAGAGGCTGACGGCTTCCCCGTCCAACTCGGCACTCCGGAACAGATGAGGCGAGTACACCTCCAGCCAGACTCTGTTCGTCCCCGGCGGCAGTCCACGGTCGTTCGACCCGATCACCGAGGACGGCAGGTCGAGGCGGTCCAGGGTGTTCGTGAGCCGCACTTCCACCGTCGCATCCAACTCTCCGGTGGTGGGGTCGAGCATGGCCCGGTAGGCGATGTCGCGCTCGAGGAACACGTCCATCTTGTTGTTCCCTGCGTTCTGGGTGACGACGCCCACCAGGTCCCCAGATGCACGCGGGAACCGCCCGTCCAGACCCAGCCTCGCGAACACCTCCTGCTCCCGCCGGTGTCTGCTCCAAGCCAGCAGACGACCCTCTTCCACGACAGGGTCCAGCACGGCCGACGCCTCCCGCGGGCTCGGGATGTCTCCGGTCGTCAGCTCCTCGAAGACGATGCGACTGAGGTCCTCGAGAAACTCTCTGCGCGACCTCTCGTCGCCCGCGAACCTGAGGTACTGGTCGCGCATGAGGAACTCGGCGGCGTTGCGCGGGCCGATCCTCTCACGAAGTCCCGGCACACGAACCGGGCCCGTGAACTCCATCAGGGCACCGAGTGCAACCGGGTCGACTGCCACGACCCCGTCTATGTCTCCGAAGCCGGTCTGGGGGTACACCTGAGCCAGAACCGATGCCACCTGCGGGAAGTCCGGCGAGATCGTCACGTCTTGAAGCAGCACCCATGGACGGAACCTCGCATACCGGCGCACGTAGTCCGCAGGGCCGTCCACCCGGCGCTCGTCCCGCCCCGGCGTGTCACGCAGCTCACGGATCGGCCCGCTCCTCGTCAGCACCAGATCCCCCGCCTCGACCTCGACCTCCGCCCACGCACCGACGAACCCACCCAGAGCTCTCGACTCTGCAGGCTGCGTGAAGATCACCAGGTAGCGTCGCTTCCCCTCGGCACCCAACAAGTCCGGAGCGACCGCGACGACGTCGGCGGCGATCCTCGCGTCGTCGACGGCGTCGTCTACGAGCTGGACCAGCTCGGAGACCTTGGAGCGCACGGGTGAGAAGAGGGGCATTCGCTCGACCCGCTGCAGGTCGTCCTGGGCGGCGCTCAGGTCCTCTGCGACTCTGGCGAAGTGCGGGCTTGCAGCCTGCACCAGCGACACGTCGATTCTCCCGTCTTCGAAGCGGAGGCGGTCCGTGTCCACGGTGGAGGCCAACGCCGCCGACGACTCGGTGATCCTCCGGCCTACGCGGGTACCCACCACGAGCGCCTCTCGCTGCTGTGCCAACAAGGGAACCATCGTCGCAGGCCACGTCCACGGACCCGACAACGCCGTCTCGGCTCTCCTGAACGATCCGGCCGCGGCCTCGAACGCCCCTACCGCGGCGCGCGACCGCCCGTCTCCGGCCGCCGCGAAACCCGCTGCTGCAGCCCTCCTGCCGGCTGCGACGTCCTCCACGGCGACCGCCGCCGACGCGGCCAGCGCCGCCGCCCCGACGACTACGACCAACCCTGCCGCCGCGGCGCCCAGATGGGCGCTACGACGCACACGGGACGGCGAGACCACGTAGAAGGAAACCAGCGGAGGACACACGGCGACCAGCGTGAGCACCGTCGAGAGGCCGTAGGGATCCAGCGGAGACAGGCGGAGAAGGCTCTGCGCGCCGAGCGCACCGACCACGGCACCGATCCAGCGACGTCGTCGGTCTGTGACGGCCGAGACGAAGGCGACACCTAGACCCACCAGCCCGGGCACCATCGCCCAGGCGTCGGCAGAAAAGGAGGAGGCCACCCCGCACAGGACGAACCAGGTCCAGCGGCGGGCACGCGCGCACACGACCGCGAGCACGAACCCGACCAGAGCGCGCAGGACGACATCTCCGACGGTGGTGCCGGCAGGCGAGGCCGTGCCGGCCACCGCGCAAGCCGCAGCCAGGACACCCACTGCGACGACGACGCGTCTCTCCGCAGATGAGCCGGATCCGTTCCTGCGCCTCGCTCCCGCAGCAATGTCCACCGGCGCGGCGAAGAGCGCGTCGAGATCTTCGGAACGTCGCCTCATCGGATCGACCCGGCCCTCTCCCGGCAGCAGAGCGCGGGCCCGAATCCGTCGGGCCGGCGACAACGTCGCTCTACTAGGCGCACCAGAGACGCGATGATGGTGATGATATGAGCGAACCTCACGCGTCGCCGGACTCTCGCGAGGACTCGGCCGACGGCGTCGACGCCATGCCACTCGGTCTCCGGTTCCGCTGGTGGCTCGCCGTACACAAGGTGCCCGTCCAGATCGCAGGAGACTCCCTGGTCTGGTTGCTGGCCTTCTTCGCCGCGTCGATGTTGAGGTCCGAACCGGTGGTCCTGGAGAGTCCGACCGGTCCCCCACGACCGGGGCCGGTGTTCGGCATGGCTCTCGTCGCCTGTCTCGCCCAAGCCTCTTTCGGCACGCTGAGCGGCTTGTACAAGGGTCGATGGCGCTTCGGGTCCTTCGAAGAGGTCCGCCACCTCGTGTTCGCCGTCGCGTGCGTGAGCGGAGTGGCGATCGCACTCGACACCCTGCTCGGAAGCCCGGTCGGCCCGAGCGTCGCGCTGGGCGCCGCACCCTTCGCCCTGGTCGGGACCACGGCCGCCAGGTACGCATGGCGTCTGGACTTGGAGAGGAGGCGACGTCCCCGCCTCGAACGCTCCGCGCCCGCACTCGTCTTCGGTGCCGGCGAAGGAGGACACATGCTGATCACGGCGCTGCTGCGAGACCCCGAGAGCCCCTGGTTTCCGGTGGCCGTGTTGGACGACGACCCAACGTTGGTCGGCGGGCGGATCCGCGGTGTCCCGGTGCTCGGAGGGAGAAGGGACATCCCGAGGCTCGCGGCCGAGTTCGGGGCACGGGCGCTCCTGGTGGCCGTCCCCTCGGCGTCATCCGACCTCGTGCGCGAGCTGGCGAGGATGGCTCGCTACACGGGGCTCGAAGTGCGAGTCCTCCCACCACTGGCCGAACTCCTGAGGAGCTCCCCCACCGCGGCGCTGCGGCGCCCGTCGGAGATCGACCTCGTGGGTCGTCGGCGAATCGAGATCGACGAGGACGCGGTCACGAGGGTCCTTCGTGGACGGCGGGTACTCGTCGTCGGGGCGGGAGGAGCTCTCGGGTCTGAATTGGCCGCGAAGATCTCGCGCTTCGAACCTGCTGCGCTCCTGCTGCTCGACCGCGACGAATCCGGACTGCACGCCGCCCAGTTGCACGTGGAGGGCCGTGCCCTGCTGAACCGCGACGAGGTGATCGTCGCTGACATCACCGACGCCGAACGCATCGACGAAGTCTTCGATCGGCATAACCCGGAGGTGGTCTTCCACTCGGCGGCTTGCGGCCACCTCGCCCTCCTGCACCACCATCCCCGAGCCGCGCTCCTGACGAACGTGGAGGGGACCATCAACCTGCTGCGAGCAGCAAGTAGATGCGGGACCTCTCTTTTCGTGCACGTGAGTTCCTACTCGGCAGCCCACCCCGAGACGGTCCTCGGAGCGACGAACCGTCTGGCCGAACGGCTCGTCGCGGGCATGCGGCCGGACGGATCGGTCTGGGTGAGCGTGCGCGTGGGCCAAGCGGTGGAGAGCTCGTCCTCTGCGGTCAACACCATCCGGCAGCAGATCCGGTGGGGTGGGCGCGTGACCTTGGCACACCCCGACCAGACCAGGCACATGGCCACGGCTGGAGAGCTGGCCCTGCTCGTTCTTCAGGCCGCCTCTATGGCCTCTTCCCGTCGGGCCGAGCGTCGAGTGTTGGTCGCGGAGATCGGGGAGCCGGTGAGGCTCGACGAGCTGGCCCGTCAGATGCTCGAGCAAGCCGAGTCGGACATGGAGATCGCCTACGGAGGACCGGTGCCCGGCGACTACGTCGAAGAGAGGATCTTCGCTCCCGACGAGACCAGAGAACCCACCGAACATCCGCAGATCTCGCAAACCAGTGTGCCTCCGGCCGACATAGACATGGTGAGATCCTTGCTCGGGGACCTCGACTCCGCCGGGCTCAGGGACGCGCTCTCCCGTCTGGCCCGCGCACCAGACGGTGCGGCACACCCGTGACGGTGACACCCCGGGGGACTGCCTTGGTCACCACCGAGCCCGCGCCCACGACACTCCATGCACCGACCTCCACCCCTTGGCAGACCATGGCCCCTGCGCCCAACATCACACCTTCTTCCAAATGAGCTTGTCGCTCGACGACCGCGCCCGGGCTGAGCGTGGCGAAATCGTCGAGCTGCGCGTCCACCCCGACGACTGCGTTCGCGTTCAGATGGACGTGGTCGGAGAGAGTGGCGCCCGCTTGCACGATCGCCCCTGCCGGAACGTAGACACCCCTCCCCAGCTCGGCGTCCTCCGAGACGACCGCCGTGGGGTGCACGAGGCGAATCGCCAAGTCCCCGAGTTCGTCGTCGGATCCAGTAGCCCGTTCCAGGAGCCGCCGACGCACCAGAGGCGAACCCACTGCGACGACGAACCTGCATCGCAGTTCCGCCAGCCTCTCGGGTGGTCCGAGAACAGCGACTCCTCTCCTGCGCACCTCCGGACGGTCGGTGGGGTCGTCGGAGAGGAACCCGAGGAACCGGTGGCGTTCCCCGACGGCCTCGAGGACGTCGAGCGCCTCCCTGGCGTGACCTCCCGCTCCGATGATGACCACGTCGCCGTCCACGTGCTCGTCTCCCTCATTCGGCCGCGCGGTGCACGGCGACATGTCCGACCGCCCCCGCCGCTCTGTGGGAGCCCGAGTCTGTCTGCGAGCCGCGCTCCCCGGCGAGGTGGGCACGAAACCAGTCGACCGTCCTCTCGAGACCGATCCGCAACGGCTCGCACCTGAACCCCGGGAACAGAGACGAGAGCCTCGCCGTGTCCGCCATCGAATGCCGCACGTCCCCGGGCCGAGGATCCTCGTGCACCACCTCACAACTCTCACCCGTCGCCTCTTCGATCATGCGGACTAGAGTGAGCAGGTCTGTGCGGTCTCCGGCTGCCAGGTTCACCGGCTCCGGACAACTCACGCGTTCGACGACCGCACGACGCAAGATCTCGGTGACGCTCCCCACGAAGGTGAAGTCGCGACTCTGCAGCCCGTCCCCGAAGATCCTCAAAGGTCTTTTCTGAAGTGCGGCCGACACGAACGCGGGTATGACGGCAGCGTAAGCGTGGTCTGCAGGTTGGTAGGGGCCGTAAACGTTGAAGAAACGCAGGGCGAGTACCCCCAACCCGAACGACCGCTGCCATGCGAGAGCGTACGACTCTGCAGCCAGCTTGCTAGCCGCGTACGGGCTCACCGGGAACGTGGCCATGTCCTCGCGCTTCGGGAGCGTCTCGTTCGCTCCGTAGACCGAAGACGACGAGGCGACAACCACGTGCGGGACTCCGTTGCGCCGGGCCGCCTCCAACACGGACACCGTGCCGTCGGTGTTCACCCTGTGGGTCAAGACCGGGTCCGCGATCGACCTCGGGACCGAGGGGCGCGCCGCAAGATGTACCACCGCGTCGACGCCGCGGAAAGCTTCGTCGAGCAGGTCTTCGTCGAGAATGGAACCTTCGACCACCTCCACCGCTAAGCCGTCGAGGTTCTCACGCCGACCCGTGGAGAAGTCGTCGACCACGAGCACGCGGGAGATCGACGATTCGGATTCGAGGACCCGGCAGAGGTTGCTCCCGATGAAGCCCGCCCCGCCTGTGACTACGACGACGAGACCCGCCTCGGCGGGTTCTG encodes:
- a CDS encoding dTDP-glucose 4,6-dehydratase, with protein sequence MSEPHASPDSREDSADGVDAMPLGLRFRWWLAVHKVPVQIAGDSLVWLLAFFAASMLRSEPVVLESPTGPPRPGPVFGMALVACLAQASFGTLSGLYKGRWRFGSFEEVRHLVFAVACVSGVAIALDTLLGSPVGPSVALGAAPFALVGTTAARYAWRLDLERRRRPRLERSAPALVFGAGEGGHMLITALLRDPESPWFPVAVLDDDPTLVGGRIRGVPVLGGRRDIPRLAAEFGARALLVAVPSASSDLVRELARMARYTGLEVRVLPPLAELLRSSPTAALRRPSEIDLVGRRRIEIDEDAVTRVLRGRRVLVVGAGGALGSELAAKISRFEPAALLLLDRDESGLHAAQLHVEGRALLNRDEVIVADITDAERIDEVFDRHNPEVVFHSAACGHLALLHHHPRAALLTNVEGTINLLRAASRCGTSLFVHVSSYSAAHPETVLGATNRLAERLVAGMRPDGSVWVSVRVGQAVESSSSAVNTIRQQIRWGGRVTLAHPDQTRHMATAGELALLVLQAASMASSRRAERRVLVAEIGEPVRLDELARQMLEQAESDMEIAYGGPVPGDYVEERIFAPDETREPTEHPQISQTSVPPADIDMVRSLLGDLDSAGLRDALSRLARAPDGAAHP
- the epsM gene encoding putative acetyltransferase EpsM; the protein is MSPCTARPNEGDEHVDGDVVIIGAGGHAREALDVLEAVGERHRFLGFLSDDPTDRPEVRRRGVAVLGPPERLAELRCRFVVAVGSPLVRRRLLERATGSDDELGDLAIRLVHPTAVVSEDAELGRGVYVPAGAIVQAGATLSDHVHLNANAVVGVDAQLDDFATLSPGAVVERQAHLEEGVMLGAGAMVCQGVEVGAWSVVGAGSVVTKAVPRGVTVTGVPHRLVRGPDGRARP
- a CDS encoding UDP-glucose 4-epimerase-like protein, which translates into the protein MIRTEPAEAGLVVVVTGGAGFIGSNLCRVLESESSISRVLVVDDFSTGRRENLDGLAVEVVEGSILDEDLLDEAFRGVDAVVHLAARPSVPRSIADPVLTHRVNTDGTVSVLEAARRNGVPHVVVASSSSVYGANETLPKREDMATFPVSPYAASKLAAESYALAWQRSFGLGVLALRFFNVYGPYQPADHAYAAVIPAFVSAALQKRPLRIFGDGLQSRDFTFVGSVTEILRRAVVERVSCPEPVNLAAGDRTDLLTLVRMIEEATGESCEVVHEDPRPGDVRHSMADTARLSSLFPGFRCEPLRIGLERTVDWFRAHLAGERGSQTDSGSHRAAGAVGHVAVHRAAE